TAAATAGCACTAGGTTCAAGTCCTGGATTGAACGTCGACtttaggatgcaggtacatctagatgACATGTCCCAGACAAGACAAGACGCgtcttgaattccactactagccaccatctatctttgtaTATAATGATCTACATTCAACTTcaaatttcaaatgaatgacTATTGTAGAAGTGCATTTTTGATCGATTCGGGTAcataattcaataaattatgAAATCTATTGTTGGAATGAATTTAGATAAAATTCAGGTAAACTCAATGTTAAAAATAACAACTATTGGTTCAGTCCGTTAGTCGTccagccataaagtaggaccaggcacatatatgccgTCACTCCTCTGTCCAGtgagcagtacgacttcgccttcggaccttgggtttgctgcttttagtcttaccgctcttcacaaccgacctgcctggcatgttaggaccttgaagaacgattgttccagccagtatggcTCGATTAGTTCATCATGATAAGCAAGCACGACCACCACATCAACGtaacagcaacggtcgggaactATTGGTTCGGTAGGATCTTGGGAATTAGGTAAAAACGGTCAGATCTTAAATCGTTGATGAACGAATCACGTACAAAACGAATATCCTTTAATTTTAGATAACGTAGCTAATCGTTTATgtgtagagatatcattccaaATGATAAAGGAGTGTATTTTACAGGCTAGTAATCTTGTCTTTGAAATAAGAACACTTGACATTTCACGTCAAGGATCTAGTCACCTGAACAGGTATCACTCCTATATATCGTCATATTAAGTTCATCTATCTACTGGCATTCCAATATTTCATGTAAAAAATACGAAACGCTTTTATCAAATCATAACATTCTCCTCGATCAGTGGAGTACAACTAGgtcttttgtgagatagtaactcattgaagacaatgataGACGGTGGCACAATTTCGTgcattggttaaagttagacatgaacaccattggatgccagccagctcaATGATCTAGAGATTAAACGTTCGCGCGCTGGACCGATAGGTCTTGTGTTTGAGTGTAgtgtgcgggatcatggatgagaACTGTTGAGGAGcctcatactaagacgaaacggccgtccagtgcttccacgttttccatgatgatctagcttcaattgactcatgatttcacctATCAGTCTTTTCGAATTGTCAGATATGAAGAAAGAAACATAAAATATAAAGGTCATAGTAATGAAACCTGAATAATGATCAAGGAAAGGTGTTTAAAGGGAAGTAATAACTGATTATAGTTTGAAATTACTAAACACTACTTAATAaaggaatgaaaaaaaaatcaaagcaAACTACAAACGGTAATTAGGGTCAAGGAATGATGAAACAGGTTGGACGTATTGTTTTTTCACTCAAAGTTTAGGCTTGAATTAGTGGATTGTCAATGCCTCAGCAATGTATGGAACTttgattcgacctccctttGATCCAATTCATTTGACCATGtagattattttgaaagaaGACTCCTTTGGAGCGATATGTTCATAGTGTATGAATATAGAATTATGGTTCAGATAAGTTTTTGATAGGTAATTGTAAATTGGAAAGACAATAATCGAAACAAATATAgaaattttataaacaaagatggatagtggttagcagtggaatccagtttgacgcgtttttcgtcccattttggactcgtcagctgaacgtACTTatatctgagttgatgttcactctgggactcaaacctagtaccgttctctttaaacgccatcacgttatccacttaggttatcaggactcagtacctAAGTGGATAAATGTTATATtttgaacttagattcttagtatgttgCGTAATAGTTAAGCACTCGAACTCTAGAACCCTCCTAATTCGCGAATGAGAATACataagactagtaagtaggaatatATTTCCCAACAcaatgtcaaatatagtacaaaaatctcatgtattaatagtttttggctgaaattaaatcatcatttcggatagcCAATAGGCGTATAGGGGGTTCTTCTTGTCCAACGAGTAGGAGaactacacgtcgacattctagaacgttcctctagcggtgattggatggaatgctTTCGGCTTTTTCTAGGCTTCTTGAGACTTCCCTAAGTTTGCCAACGAGCTATCCTTACAATAACATGATGACGTTTTAAGTGaacggtacttggttcgagtccctagattgaacatcaactctcataTATAGTCGGAACAATCCATATTTGTAACATTTTatcatattattttcattattttagtgCAGATGATTATAAAACAGATTATATGCAAAGTAAAGCAATGGTACAATATAATGGTAATGTATTTTGGCCACCACCAGCTAAATTACGATCCACTTGTAAAATTGATATAACTTATTTTCCATTTGATGATCAATCATGTACTATGAAATTTGGTTCATGGACATATGATGGTTGGCAAGTGAATGTAATTAAAAGGTTAGTTAATATAtacacttaatattgtttgtttgaatcttcccattgatgtttttgggactgtaactgatcagtctctaatcggcacatgtgtatactgtgcgtattgcctcggtaTAACCTTTGATCACaatcatggtaagcaaagacggatagtggctagcagtggaatccagtttgacgcgcatttcgttctaATTGGGAGAggtagactgaccagttgcagtcccaaaaacatcaatgagaagattcaaacaaacaatactaagtgaatttaaacttcactccattgcacaagcaagtggctatcaggactcagtagctaattggataactcgatagcgtttgaaacgaacggtacggGGTTCGAGTTgtggagtgaacattaactctgagatgcaggtacatccagctgacgagtcccaaatcggacgaaacgcgtgtcaaactggatttcactgctagccactatccatctttgcttataatgttagtgaatatatttttgttttaaaattgatCTGTTTACACTGAATATAAATGACTTAACAGTCATGATGTTTCAAGTTTAATGATAATCTTAGTTCATTGTTTCGGTTGTTTGGAACTTCCCATTAATGtataagactgcaattgatcagtctctcattgacATATAGGCTTCCTGAGCGGATCGCCTTGATATTACCATTGAATTACAAGAATTTACTGCGTTCAGAAACGGAagatagctagcagtggaattcaggaggagcgttttgtcctatttgagactcttcGATTGAATGTATCACATGAATAACATTCATttcgggactcaaacccagcacCTTCCGCTTCAAATTACATCAcatcatccacttagctattgagtccagatagccactgacTTGTGCAATGGAGTAAAGTTTAATTAGCGACAATATCAAAGCAATCGTTACTAGATGCACACAAGCCAAACAAGACGTcagtggctatctgaactcagttgCTAACTGATTAATACGATGATGTTTGAGACAAACGGTACTGGGcttgagtcctggagtgaatacCATCTCTGGTATGCAGATGTactcaactgacgagtcccaaataggatggaaAGCATAACCTAGATCAAACACTCTAGCCACCATAAATCTCTGCTAGTAAGGCTGACCATTATTATAGATTAAGACTAAATGATGTGTTAATGGCAACGAAGTAGATCTAGATTAACGTTTCATGCCATATAAATTATGATGTTCTACGTAATATTGTGTAGAAATGTAAACTTGTTATATCTTGTAGCCTTGTGCCCCCTATTAATATATGACGTAATGATACCGCTAACtagagaacagtgatttatcaACCGGACCAATGTGGCGTAAAACCCGTTTAGAGTCCTTATTCCTGCCTAATACTGCCTGTTGAGTTTAGATTTTCAGActatccacctacttactagggttaaCTCGGGGTTATAAAGCATTGTGAACAATAAGGAcaatgatttacagttgatgattagggtcaagaattagatttaaggttttcattATGAAGTGAAATTAGctataattatcagaagagggtttgtagaaactttagtaattttatagttgaaatcatgaatctattgaagctagatcaccatggaaaacctggaagcactggacagccgcttcgtcctattgtaggactcatcagcagtgaccagtggagtacaaCCACGTCTGa
The sequence above is drawn from the Schistosoma mansoni strain Puerto Rico chromosome 3, complete genome genome and encodes:
- a CDS encoding putative nachr subunit, which gives rise to MNYMSLKFEETYDRVMFFDELHMKEWIDERLTWNPQDYNNLSRIRIPCQKLWLPDIVLYNSADDYKTDYMQSKAMVQYNGNVFWPPPAKLRSTCKIDITYFPFDDQSCTMKFGSWTYDGWQVNVIKRLVNIYT